Proteins encoded in a region of the Isosphaeraceae bacterium EP7 genome:
- a CDS encoding DUF1592 domain-containing protein, with protein MIRWGARIGLGILSLLMVGVAPTHGADRRSEVPPAPLGSPEDRESIRRFANFYCVSCHDGDEKAGGLDLVPMVAGDLAGNARAWEKVVRRVAARQMPPAGEVPLSERAYESFVGTLSGALDRAAADQPDPGRTGTFRRLNRTEYRNAVRDLLALDIDAEALLPTDESSHGFDNVTVADLSPTLLDRLITAAQKISRLAVGGTGRSPGGDTFRIKADLTQEEHIEGLPIGTRGGALIDYTFPQGGEYDVQILLARDRNEHVEGLREPHDLEILLDRERMASFRVTPPRSDREHQVVDAQLKARISVGAGPHMLGVTFLKSPSSLLETKRQPYQAHYNAHRHPRLSPAIFQVSITGPYNSKGPGDTPSRRRIFVVRPENEGAEDDCASQILSTHLRRAYRRPINAADLKKPMELFREARAEGDFDSGIETALSAILVNPQFLFRIETDPPGVNSGAAYRVPDVQLASRLSFFLWSSIPDDELLDLAERGELGQADVLRAQVLRMLRDPRSRSLVDNFAAQWLHLRNLDSITPDLRLFPDFDENLRIAFRRETEALFEEVMHEDRSVLELLDPGHTYLNGRLAKHYGIPHVYGSQFRRVELGTDSKRGGLFRQGSVLTVTSYATRTSPVIRGKWILENLLGTPLPPQPPDVPALKDNTVSSSLAIRERLAEHRANIACASCHDVMDPVGFALENFDAVGRWRDIEEGRPVDASGGLPDGSRFDGVAGLEQAIIGRPDVFVGALTEKLLTFALGRGVEHFDAPAVRKIVRDARANDHRFSSLIVGIVSSTPFRMRRSE; from the coding sequence GGTTGCGGGAGATCTGGCCGGAAACGCGAGGGCCTGGGAGAAGGTCGTCCGGCGAGTTGCGGCCCGTCAGATGCCGCCTGCGGGGGAAGTTCCGCTGTCCGAGCGGGCGTACGAGTCCTTCGTGGGAACGCTTTCCGGCGCGCTCGATCGCGCGGCAGCCGATCAGCCGGACCCCGGGCGGACCGGCACGTTCCGGCGGCTCAATCGGACTGAGTACCGGAATGCCGTTCGCGACTTGCTCGCGCTGGACATCGACGCCGAAGCATTGCTGCCGACTGACGAGTCGAGCCATGGGTTTGACAACGTGACGGTGGCCGACCTGTCGCCAACCCTGCTGGACCGCCTCATCACCGCCGCGCAGAAAATTAGCCGCCTGGCAGTCGGCGGGACGGGCCGATCCCCGGGAGGAGACACCTTCCGCATCAAGGCCGACCTGACCCAGGAAGAGCACATCGAGGGCCTGCCGATCGGCACTCGCGGCGGCGCCTTGATCGATTACACGTTCCCGCAGGGGGGCGAGTATGACGTGCAAATCCTCCTGGCGAGGGACCGCAATGAGCATGTCGAGGGGCTCCGAGAGCCGCATGATCTGGAGATCTTGCTGGATCGCGAGCGGATGGCTTCGTTCAGAGTGACGCCGCCCCGGTCGGATCGTGAGCACCAAGTTGTCGACGCCCAGCTGAAGGCACGCATCTCGGTGGGTGCCGGCCCACACATGCTCGGGGTGACATTCCTGAAATCACCCTCTTCACTCCTGGAGACAAAGCGTCAGCCGTACCAGGCCCACTACAATGCCCACCGGCATCCCAGGCTCAGCCCGGCGATCTTCCAGGTCTCGATCACCGGCCCTTACAACTCCAAAGGTCCGGGGGATACCCCAAGCCGACGCCGGATTTTCGTCGTCAGGCCCGAGAACGAGGGTGCGGAGGATGACTGCGCCAGCCAGATCCTGTCGACACACCTACGCCGGGCCTATCGGCGGCCGATCAACGCCGCCGACCTCAAGAAGCCGATGGAGTTGTTTCGGGAGGCACGCGCGGAGGGAGATTTCGACTCGGGGATCGAGACAGCTCTGAGCGCGATCCTCGTCAATCCTCAGTTTCTCTTCCGCATCGAGACAGATCCGCCCGGGGTCAATTCTGGCGCGGCGTATCGCGTCCCCGACGTCCAGCTCGCCTCTCGGCTGTCCTTCTTTCTCTGGAGCAGCATCCCCGACGACGAGCTGCTCGATCTGGCCGAGCGCGGGGAACTGGGGCAGGCTGACGTCCTTCGGGCCCAGGTCCTGCGAATGCTGCGCGATCCGCGCTCCCGGAGTCTCGTCGACAACTTCGCGGCGCAGTGGCTACACCTACGAAACCTCGATTCAATCACGCCGGACCTTCGCTTGTTCCCGGACTTCGACGAAAACCTCCGGATCGCCTTCCGGCGTGAGACCGAGGCTCTGTTCGAAGAGGTCATGCACGAGGATCGGAGCGTGCTCGAACTGCTCGACCCCGGCCACACGTACCTGAACGGACGCCTGGCCAAGCACTATGGCATCCCGCACGTCTACGGCAGCCAGTTCCGTCGCGTGGAGCTGGGCACTGATAGCAAGCGGGGAGGCCTGTTCCGCCAGGGGAGCGTGCTGACCGTGACGTCGTACGCCACACGTACTTCGCCCGTCATTCGCGGCAAATGGATCCTGGAGAACCTGCTCGGCACTCCACTCCCTCCCCAGCCCCCGGATGTTCCGGCTCTGAAGGACAACACCGTCTCTTCGTCGCTGGCGATCCGAGAGCGGCTGGCCGAGCATCGAGCGAACATTGCCTGCGCCAGCTGCCATGATGTGATGGACCCCGTCGGCTTCGCGCTCGAGAACTTCGATGCGGTCGGCCGATGGCGTGACATCGAAGAAGGCCGCCCGGTCGACGCGTCGGGGGGACTGCCGGACGGCAGCCGGTTCGACGGTGTGGCCGGGCTCGAACAGGCCATCATCGGGCGGCCCGATGTGTTCGTCGGCGCGCTGACGGAGAAGCTACTCACCTTCGCCCTGGGTCGGGGCGTGGAGCATTTCGACGCGCCGGCCGTCCGCAAGATCGTCCGCGACGCTCGGGCCAACGACCATCGGTTCTCGTCGCTAATCGTCGGGATCGTCTCCAGCACTCCGTTCAGGATGAGGAGGTCGGAATGA